In Stieleria varia, one genomic interval encodes:
- a CDS encoding lysophospholipid acyltransferase family protein: MSTNESSDKRRTQTKPTPPPVADWLQNGFHRFLRPMLRRAFHSIALERQSRQHTSVDPSAALIVYANHPSWWDPLIAHFLNRTLFNKRQFYAPIDSAALEQYRVFAKLGFFGVQMQSTSGAAAFLKQSTAILNASRSALWLTPEGRFADSRDHSAPLMPGLAHLCTKLHDAVALPMALEYVFWEERLPECLVKFGEPIAIGHDSGLSKSDWSQRLTTRLRDTQAELSTLAIARDSAPFENLLPGKRGGGMIYDTFRRAKALATGKRFRASHGEHFEQSERPE, encoded by the coding sequence ATGAGCACGAATGAATCGTCCGACAAACGTCGAACCCAAACAAAACCGACACCACCGCCCGTCGCCGATTGGCTGCAGAATGGTTTCCATCGCTTCCTCCGGCCGATGCTGCGCCGGGCATTTCATTCGATCGCGTTGGAACGCCAGTCTCGCCAACACACATCGGTCGATCCATCAGCCGCATTGATCGTGTACGCGAATCATCCGTCCTGGTGGGATCCGTTGATCGCACACTTTCTGAACCGAACACTTTTTAACAAGCGACAGTTTTACGCGCCGATTGATTCTGCAGCACTTGAGCAATACCGTGTGTTTGCCAAACTGGGATTCTTTGGCGTTCAAATGCAGTCGACATCGGGTGCCGCTGCATTCTTGAAACAGAGCACCGCGATCTTGAATGCCAGTCGCTCGGCACTATGGCTGACACCGGAAGGTCGATTTGCGGACTCACGAGACCACTCCGCGCCGTTGATGCCCGGGCTGGCTCACTTGTGTACCAAACTCCACGACGCAGTCGCATTGCCGATGGCGTTGGAGTACGTGTTTTGGGAAGAACGATTGCCGGAGTGTTTGGTCAAATTTGGTGAGCCGATCGCGATCGGCCATGACAGCGGATTGTCCAAGTCCGATTGGTCGCAGCGGTTGACGACGCGGCTACGCGACACTCAAGCAGAACTGTCGACACTGGCGATCGCGCGTGATTCAGCACCGTTTGAAAATCTGCTGCCAGGAAAGCGTGGCGGCGGCATGATCTATGACACCTTCCGTCGAGCCAAGGCATTGGCGACAGGAAAACGTTTTCGCGCATCTCACGGCGAACACTTCGAGCAATCGGAGCGTCCCGAATGA
- a CDS encoding glycosyltransferase: MSLTLAIAALMSSALPAAMFLKNLPLFRIDLAAGSDGSESDIDANTTGVSLLIPARDEALGIRQSVTAALASVGVELEVVVLDDCSTDGTAEIVSQLCRDDQRVRLLHGTELPDGWNGKQHACKLLADAARFDNLVFIDADVRLQPHAIAWLIARMQDTDVALLSAFPRQVTETWLEKWVIPMMHFILLGYLPLDQMRQSTKPPFAAGCGQLFVTNKRDYQRAGTHAAIRESRHDGVKLPRAYRNADMMTDVVDGTQLASCRMYDGAGQVVRGVLKNAVEGIANPKLIVVFTMLLLGCSLLPVVALAVATLQHSTIAIAISGAAIVLAHLPRLIACRVLQQSWLGAFCHVPATVLFVTLQWIALINHVTGRKIAWRGRTQT; encoded by the coding sequence ATGAGCTTGACACTCGCGATCGCTGCTTTGATGTCCTCTGCATTGCCCGCAGCGATGTTCCTCAAGAACCTGCCGTTGTTTCGAATCGATTTGGCTGCCGGATCAGACGGTAGCGAATCAGACATAGATGCAAATACAACCGGTGTCTCCCTCCTGATTCCGGCGAGAGACGAAGCCCTGGGGATTCGTCAAAGCGTTACCGCTGCCTTGGCAAGCGTCGGCGTTGAACTGGAAGTCGTCGTCTTGGACGATTGCTCGACGGACGGCACCGCTGAAATCGTTTCCCAATTGTGCCGCGACGATCAGCGAGTCCGGCTGCTGCACGGCACGGAATTGCCAGACGGCTGGAACGGAAAGCAACACGCTTGTAAGTTGCTCGCTGATGCGGCTCGCTTTGACAACCTCGTATTCATCGATGCCGATGTCCGTTTGCAGCCCCACGCGATCGCTTGGCTGATCGCTCGGATGCAGGATACGGACGTCGCCCTGCTGAGCGCCTTTCCACGCCAAGTCACCGAAACTTGGCTTGAGAAATGGGTGATCCCGATGATGCATTTCATCCTGCTGGGCTATTTGCCACTGGATCAAATGCGACAGTCGACCAAACCCCCGTTCGCGGCCGGTTGTGGTCAGTTGTTCGTGACCAATAAAAGAGACTATCAGCGTGCGGGCACGCACGCTGCGATCAGGGAGTCTCGACACGATGGTGTGAAGCTGCCTCGTGCGTATCGAAACGCGGACATGATGACAGACGTTGTTGATGGGACGCAGCTGGCAAGCTGTCGTATGTACGACGGTGCCGGACAGGTCGTGCGCGGCGTCTTGAAAAATGCCGTGGAGGGCATCGCCAATCCAAAACTGATCGTGGTTTTCACGATGCTGCTGCTCGGCTGTAGCCTATTGCCAGTCGTTGCACTGGCCGTCGCCACTCTGCAACACAGCACGATTGCGATTGCTATATCCGGAGCGGCGATCGTGCTGGCCCACCTTCCCCGACTGATTGCTTGTCGAGTGTTGCAACAATCATGGTTGGGCGCATTTTGTCACGTCCCTGCAACGGTGCTGTTTGTCACCTTGCAATGGATCGCGTTGATCAATCACGTCACCGGGCGCAAAATTGCTTGGCGAGGACGCACCCAAACGTAG
- a CDS encoding phytanoyl-CoA dioxygenase family protein: MNSMLICDQSLRQFQDDGYLMVRGLFDADEMTGLLRYSKGDSGLDADTITRMDSTGGQSRLALRNELDPGSPYAAVVRSRRMADTMQYLLDAEVYHYHHKMMLKEPRVGGAWEWHQDYGYWYMFGCLYPDMASALLAVDRATRANGCLQVLRGSHKIGRVDHGMSGEQVGADMTRVEQAMKHHELVYCEMEPGDVLFFHANLLHRSDKNESEDPRWSLICCYNTRHNDPFILGKHASYEPLERLEDEAVRQRLTTLG, encoded by the coding sequence ATGAATTCAATGCTGATTTGTGACCAATCGCTGCGTCAGTTCCAAGACGACGGCTATCTGATGGTTCGTGGTCTGTTTGATGCCGACGAGATGACCGGATTGCTGCGGTACAGCAAAGGGGACTCTGGGTTGGACGCCGACACGATCACGCGAATGGATTCGACAGGTGGCCAAAGTCGACTCGCTCTGCGAAACGAACTCGATCCTGGTTCCCCGTACGCGGCAGTCGTACGATCCCGACGGATGGCAGACACGATGCAGTACTTGCTCGATGCGGAAGTGTATCACTACCACCACAAGATGATGCTTAAAGAGCCGCGTGTCGGGGGAGCTTGGGAGTGGCATCAGGACTACGGATATTGGTATATGTTCGGCTGCTTGTATCCAGACATGGCCAGTGCGCTGCTGGCGGTTGATCGAGCAACCCGCGCAAACGGATGCCTCCAGGTTCTACGCGGCTCGCACAAGATAGGACGCGTCGATCACGGAATGTCGGGTGAGCAAGTCGGCGCGGACATGACGCGGGTCGAGCAAGCGATGAAACATCACGAATTGGTATACTGCGAGATGGAGCCCGGCGACGTTCTGTTTTTTCACGCCAATCTGCTTCACCGCAGCGACAAGAACGAGAGCGAGGATCCGCGCTGGTCTTTGATCTGCTGCTACAACACGCGTCACAACGATCCATTCATCTTGGGCAAGCATGCAAGCTATGAGCCACTGGAACGATTGGAGGACGAGGCCGTCCGACAGCGATTGACGACACTGGGATGA